The following are encoded together in the Raphanus sativus cultivar WK10039 unplaced genomic scaffold, ASM80110v3 Scaffold3929, whole genome shotgun sequence genome:
- the LOC130507033 gene encoding cytochrome P450 79B1, whose product MLKSRPVFRWLHSIMKQLNTEIACVRLGNTHVITVTCPKIAREILKQQDALFASRPMTYAQNVLSNGYKTCVITPFGEQFKKMRKVVMTKLVCPARHRWLHQKRAEENDHLTAWVYNMVKNSGSIDFRFVTRHYCGNAIKKLMFGTRTFSENTAPDGGPTAEDIDHMEAMFEALGFTFAFCISDYLPMLTGLDLNGHEKIMRDSSAIMDKYHDPIIDGRIKMWREGKRTQIEDFLDIFISIKDEEGNPLLTADEIKPTIKELVMAAPDNPSNAVEWAMAEMVNKPEILRKAMEEIDRVVGKERLVQESDIPKLNYVKAILREAFRLHPVAAFNLPHVALSDTTVAGYHIPKGSQVLLSRYGLGRNPKVWADPLSFKPERHLKECSEVTLTENDLRFISFSTGKRGCAAPALGTALTTMMLARLLQGFTWKLPENETRVELMESSHDMFLAKPLVMVGELRLPEHLYPTVK is encoded by the exons ATGCTAAAGAGCCGCCCAGTTTTCCGGTGGCTCCACAGCATCATGAAGCAGCTAAACACTGAGATAGCATGCGTGAGGCTAGGAAACACTCACGTGATCACCGTCACATGCCCCAAGATAGCACGTGAGATACTCAAGCAACAAGACGCTCTATTCGCCTCAAGACCTATGACTTACGCACAAAACGTCCTCTCTAACGGTTACAAAACATGTGTGATCACTCCGTTCGGTGAACAATTCAAGAAAATGAGGAAAGTCGTGATGACGAAACTAGTTTGTCCGGCGAGACACAGGTGGCTTCATCAGAAGAGAGCCGAAGAAAACGACCATTTAACCGCGTGGGTATACAACATGGTTAAGAACTCGGGCTCAATCGATTTCCGGTTTGTGACAAGGCATTACTGCGGAAATGCTATCAAGAAACTCATGTTCGGGACAAGAACGTTCTCTGAAAACACCGCACCTGATGGTGGACCAACCGCCGAGGACATCGATCATATGGAAGCTATGTTTGAAGCATTAGGGTTTACATTTGCTTTTTGTATCTCTGATTATCTACCTATGCTCACGGGACTTGATCTTAACGGTCACGAGAAGATTATGAGAGATTCAAGTGCTATTATGGACAAGTATCATGATCCTATCATCGATGGAAGAATCAAGATGTGGAGAGAAGGAAAGAGAACTCAAATCGAggattttctagatattttcatttctatcaaaGATGAAGAAGGCAACCCATTGCTTACCGCCGATGAAATCAAACCCACAATTAAG GAGCTCGTAATGGCGGCGCCAGACAATCCATCAAACGCCGTAGAATGGGCCATGGCGGAGATGGTAAACAAACCGGAGATACTCCGCAAGGCAATGGAAGAAATCGACAGAGTGGTCGGAAAAGAAAGACTTGTCCAAGAATCCGACATCCCAAAACTAAACTACGTCAAAGCTATTCTCCGTGAAGCCTTCCGTCTCCATCCCGTCGCCGCCTTTAACCTTCCACACGTGGCACTTTCCGACACAACCGTCGCCGGATATCACATCCCTAAAGGAAGTCAAGTCCTTCTCAGCCGATATGGGCTGGGCCGTAACCCTAAAGTTTGGGCCGACCCGCTTAGCTTTAAACCAGAGAGACATCTAAAAGAGTGCTCAGAAGTTACTTTGACGGAGAACGATCTCCGGTTTATCTCGTTCAGCACCGGGAAAAGAGGTTGTGCTGCTCCGGCTTTAGGTACGGCGTTGACGACGATGATGCTCGCAAGACTTCTTCAAGGTTTCACTTGGAAGCTACCGGAGAATGAAACACGTGTTGAGCTGATGGAGTCTAGTCATGATATGTTTTTGGCTAAACCGTTGGTTATGGTAGGTGAGTTGAGATTGCCGGAGCATCTTTACCCGACGGTGAAGTAG